In Marinobacter sp. M3C, the genomic stretch GCAATGGCTTCGCGCGCCGAGGTAACAATCGCTTCTTTTTGCTCCTCAGTCAGCCCCTGGTACCAGTCCTCACTAATCAACCAAGCAGCGCTGTTGTATACGTGGCCAGTCAGGGTGGTGTAATCGGTCACCTCGTGGAAGTTATAGGTCGTGTTGAGCACCGGCGCGTTGAACTGACCATCAGCCAGACCGGTTTCAAGTGCGGTGATGACTTCACCCCAAGGCAACGGCGTGGCAGACGCACCCAGCGACTTTATGATCGCAACGTGGCCGGGATTCTCCTCGGTGCGGATATTAAGCCCTTTAAGGTCTTCCACCGTCTTAATGAGACGTTCGTTGTTTGTAAAGGCCACAAAACCGCCGCCGTCATCGAAGGTGCCCAAATACCGCATATTGGTTTCTTCAACAGTGTTGGACATAAAATCCGCAAACCAGTCACCGTCGAGAAAAGCCCAGGCCTGACGCCAGTTGTCAAACACGAAGGGTGCTGTCATTAGCTGATAATCACTAAAATAAGACGACATAGCGCCGGTAGTGATAATGGTTGACTGCAGAGTGCGCCCGCCTTGAACTTCCTTAGCGGTGTCGACCTCCGAGCCCAGCTGGCTATTGCCGAAGATCCTAACTGTTATCTCACCGTCCGTGCGCGTCTCGACCAGATCCTTGAAGCGCACCAACGCGGGATAGACAGAGTTGTTGCTCATGTTTTCAGGCAAAATAGTGGCAATTGCCATTTCTTTAGCCTGAGCCTGTACGGCAGCCATGGCGAGCGGCAAAGCAGCAACCAAGGCGATACGTGAAAACGTCTTTAATTTCATATGCGTAGAATCTCTCGTTGATGTTTTTGTGCTTATTATCCAACGCCAGCAAAACTGGTCGTTAAAACTGTAAACCCATACACTCTTCTTTAATTCAAGTGATTCTGACTTACCAAAATTCTCGAATAGCTTAAAAGCCATATTTTATATTAAAAACTAATGATTTCAATAAAGCCTTATTTTATTCGGAAGACATCTTCTGAAAGTTTAAATAAGTATTATCCACTAAATGTATGGCACTGAATATCGGGAGTCAAACGATATAAAATAATATCGGATATAAGTGCAGCTAATAAATTGGAAGTGATCATTTTGGTCAAGGATTGAGTAACTCCAAATTTTCCGCCGTTTTGGTAGAGTTCATGCACACTCATCCTACACCGACAAGTATTTTTACCCACCAGCAAATTGCTGAACGCGGCCAGAAAAAGTAGCCCATTGGTTTTGACAAACCTAGACTACCTACATCTTCAATTGCATCCAAAAGATCAGCTTATCACTCCGCTCCAAAACAATTTTCCAGCGAGTCTTGCGCTTTTTGGTGTGGCATTCTCTCGTTGGTGGTTGAATTCTGTTTATACAATATTTTAAGACAATCCACCGAGATAGGATATTTATACGGCCGCACCTTTCTCAGCAGAAGGAGCACTTACAGAGATATCAAAATCTACAATCTCTTCAATAAACTTAGTCTCAATAATTGATAAAGCTCGTTGTTTATGCCAAAAGATATGGACAGGTATGTCGGCAACACCCTCTTTTGGCGGCAAACGTCTAAGCTTCGACTCTAGGTAGGTCGACGCAACAAATTGATCAGGTAAAGCACCTATGCCATATCCGGTGTAAATTAAACGCACCGCCTCATCTAAATTATTGGTGTAGGCGCTAATACGACCTGTTAAGCCATGGGTTTCTTTAAATACAGTAATTGGAAAGAGGACCTCGCCAACATCTTCACTCCTGAAAGCGATAAAATCTTCTTTTAGTAGACTGTCAAAACTCAAATCTTTTTCTACAAACAAAGGATGATGATATCCGCAGTATAGATAATAGCGCTGCTTAAATAATAACTTTTGATTAAGGGTTTCTGGGGTGTGGCTAGCTAAACAAATACCAACAGCAGGATTCTTTTGTTCGATATCATTTAAAATATCTCTACTTAATTTCACTGTCAAATCTAAAGTGATGTTCGGATATTTTTTTTTGAAATATACCAAAAAATCATTATATTTTGGATTGTGAATTCGGCTAGCTACCAAGAGCTTAATTTCGCCTTCTAAAAGATGAGAATTAAAACCCTTCACAGCCTCGATAGAGGTAATTTCTGTAAATATTGTTTGGGCAACTTGCAAGCAGTAATGGCCAATAGGAGTAAGTTTTAGAGGCTTTGTATTACGTATAACAAGCTGGCTTCCAATTTGCTCTTCAAGCTTTTTAAGGTTTTGACTGACAGCGGACTGGGTAATTTTTAAGCGATTAGCGGCAACACTAATACTTCCCTCTTCATATATAACGATTAGCACATGAAGCAATGTCCAATTCAAACTATCTGCTAGTTTTTTTTGTATCATAGTATTTTTAGCATTTATGCTCTAAATATATTGATAACTAAAAATGCAAAAGCTTACCAGGATTCGCTAGAGCTTAATATTTATGTGACCCAACCCCACAGGGGCTCAGCTTGCTTTCCGTCACTGTCTTTAGAGAGACGCTGGTCAAAAGCGTGTCACTCAAAAACCGTAAGACTGACTCCGTGAAATTAGAATTTTATCGGTTTTCAAGTTTGCAGTCCAATTATATGAGCAATAAGCACACTATGGAGCTTTTCCCACCCTTTTGGCGGACTCTA encodes the following:
- the dctP gene encoding TRAP transporter substrate-binding protein DctP; this translates as MKLKTFSRIALVAALPLAMAAVQAQAKEMAIATILPENMSNNSVYPALVRFKDLVETRTDGEITVRIFGNSQLGSEVDTAKEVQGGRTLQSTIITTGAMSSYFSDYQLMTAPFVFDNWRQAWAFLDGDWFADFMSNTVEETNMRYLGTFDDGGGFVAFTNNERLIKTVEDLKGLNIRTEENPGHVAIIKSLGASATPLPWGEVITALETGLADGQFNAPVLNTTYNFHEVTDYTTLTGHVYNSAAWLISEDWYQGLTEEQKEAIVTSAREAIAIGHGMSAALATAGWQESCKTFKDCYIMPTKERERMADIARPAWKSWIVDDFGIDAKKVDAFLAEVKRVGEEVKSSDMDNYGSVKTGQ
- a CDS encoding LysR family transcriptional regulator, whose protein sequence is MIQKKLADSLNWTLLHVLIVIYEEGSISVAANRLKITQSAVSQNLKKLEEQIGSQLVIRNTKPLKLTPIGHYCLQVAQTIFTEITSIEAVKGFNSHLLEGEIKLLVASRIHNPKYNDFLVYFKKKYPNITLDLTVKLSRDILNDIEQKNPAVGICLASHTPETLNQKLLFKQRYYLYCGYHHPLFVEKDLSFDSLLKEDFIAFRSEDVGEVLFPITVFKETHGLTGRISAYTNNLDEAVRLIYTGYGIGALPDQFVASTYLESKLRRLPPKEGVADIPVHIFWHKQRALSIIETKFIEEIVDFDISVSAPSAEKGAAV